The Paenibacillus dendritiformis region CTCCTTCTGTTTGCACATTTGCATATCCTGATGCAGAACGCCCACTATATACGAATGGCTATTCTATGTTTTACTACCTATATGTAGGATGGGTTGGCCAATATACGTGTTCTATCGAAAGGAGAATATGCATGAAGAAGAGCCGTCATGCGTTATCCTTGCGTGCCTGGATTGCTCTGACGGGCATGGCGATTGCCGGGCTGGCCGTCTCCATGGGCTTATGGCTGAAGCCGCAATGGGAGGAGGCTGCGGGCGGATGGACACCGCTCAATGAAGCGATTGCCGAGCGTCTCGCCGCTGCGGAGGAGGGCGGGGACATGGCGGAACGGAGCGGAAGCCCGAATCCGGCGTCCGCTTCCTCCTTGCCGGGAACGACTTCCGGGCGAGAGCAAGGCCCCGAATCGTCCTCGAATGCGGGTCAGAGCGCCAATCACGGCGCAGGAGACCCGAATCGGCCTCTATCGATGCAGCCGGATAAGAAGCGGGCAGAACCCGGTCCAGGCGAACAAGGGAGCGGTTCTTCCGCCTCTGCCGAAGCGTCTGCAGCGGCCCCTTCGGAAGACGAGAAGGCGAAGGACGCTGCCAGCGGGCGCATCAATATTAACGAGGCCGATGCGAATGCCTTAATGAAGCTTCCGGGCATCGGGCCGAGCAAATCGCAAGCCATCGTGAAGTATCGGGAGAGTCACGGCCCGTTCCGGCGGCTGGAGGACATGAAGAAGGTCAAAGGGATCGGCCCCGCCATCTTCGCCAAGCTGCGCGATCAAGCCTCGATCGAGTAACGGGACGGCCGTCTGTGAGAGATCCGGTTGCACAGCGAAGGTATCGTGCTTAGAATGAAGGTAAGAACGATGGCAGCGGTCATCAGCCTATTACAGACGGGAGAATGAATCGGATGACAACAAGTGTACGCAAAGATTGGGACACCTACTTCATGGATATCGCCTATATGGTGTCTACACGTTCACGCTGTCCTAGGCGGCATGTCGGCGCTGTGCTGGTACAGGGCAAGAAGCTTCTCGGAACGGCCTATAACGGAGCGCCGATGGGCGTGCCGGATTGCAGCGAAGCCGGATGCATGATTGTCGAGCAGTACGAGAAGATCGTCGTTGACGGCGAGGAACAGATGGTGAAGAAGGAACGGTGCATCCGCACCATTCATGCGGAACAGAACCTGCTTCTGTTCACGGATCGGATCGACAGAGAAGGTTCCACGGTGTACGTGACGGACGAGCCGTGCTGGACCTGCGCCAACATGCTGGCGAACAGCGGCGTGACGGAGATCGTCTACCACCGCCCTTATCCGAAGGACAGCGAGAAGGTTGCGGCGATGATGAAGCAGAAGGGAATTACGTTCCGGACGCTGGCCTCCTATCAGCCGCCGCAGGAGACGATAATGGATACGACAAATTAATGATGTGGGGAAGAACCTCCATGCCGGAATTCCACGCACGCCATGAACATAGGCGGCTGCGGAACGATGGCGTGGAGGTTTTTTTGCGTTCGGCGATCCTTGGCTGAGTGGCCGTCTGGACAAGCCGGGACAAGCCGGGACAAACCGGGACGCGGGACAAGGGATGCCAAGAACCATCTCAAGCCAAATGCAGACCAGGAGGTGAGGTTGAATTGCTGTCGCGCAGACCGATTGTTGCCGTTGCCGTCTGCTTCGTGATCGGGATTCACGCCGCGGCCGCATTATCTGCTGTCCACGCCGTACTGGCCGTAGCGGGACTGCTGCTGCTGCTTCCGCTAGGATGGGCGCGTCGCTGGTGCAGCGGGAGGCAGGCGGCTCTATATGGAGCGGTGCTTCTATGTTCGGCATCGCTATACATTGCAACGGAACACCGCAACACCAGCCGTTGGACGCCGCCTGACGACGCCAGTCAGCCGGCAGCGGAGGGAAGCTGGGACGGATATATCCTGTCTCCGCCGGAGCGTGACGGGGACCGGGTGCAGTTCCAGTTCCGGGCCGTCTCATGGCAGCGGGACGAAGGAGCCGGGCCGGAACCCGTGGACGAGAAGCTGCTTGTCCAGATCCGCCTGTCCGCGCCGTCGGAGCTGGATGCGGTGGAGCGGTGGGAACGAGGCCAGGCCATGCGCCTGCATGGCCTGCTGTCCGCGCCGGGAGACGCGTCGAACTTCGGGGCGTTCAGCTACCGCGCATATCTGCGGCCGCAGCGCATCCATTGGATTCTCCAGGTTGCAGGAGCGGAGCAGGCTGCCATCACGGACGATTTGAGACGGAACGGATACCAGCGGGCGGAACAAGCGGTGAACCAGGCGCTTGCCCGGGTCGACCGGGTTCGCGGCGCGCTGCTGGAGCTTATGGAGCGGCTGTATAAGCAGCCGCATAGCGGATATATGCAGGGACTAGTGCTTGGAAGCCGGACGGAATTGGATCCGGATACATACCGCCAGTTCTCGGAGCTGGGTCTGACACATGTGCTTGCCATCTCGGGACTTCATGTCGGTGTCTTCGCCGGGGCGCTGCTTGGCCTGCTCCGGCTGCTCCGCCTATCGAAGGAGAAGGGGCTGTGGGTCGTCCAATGCTGTCTCCCGGGGTATATGCTGTTGACGGGAGCGGCTCCTTCGGTGATCCGGGCAGGATTGATGTCGATGATTGCCTTGTACTGCTTGCGCAAGGGCTGGCTGAAGGACGGGCTCCACATCTTGGCCCTCGTCCTGGTGGCGATGCTGCTGTGGGATCCGTATTATGCGCTTCAGATCGGCTTTCAGCTGTCGTTCGCGGTGACCGCCGGATTGATAATCGGGGTGCCCCGCGTCGTGCAACTGCTGCCGGCCTGGCCGCTGTGGCTGTCCTCTTCCGCCGCCGTAACCTTGGTCGCCCAGGCCGTATCTTTTCCGTTGACGGTCTATTATTTTCATCAATTCTCGCTCTTGTCGTTCGCCGCCAACTTCCTCCTCGTTCCGTTCATCAGTCTCGGCGTGCTCCCGGCTGGAACGCTCTCGCTCCTCGCGGGCCTTCTCTATGAACCGGCAGCCCGCCCGCTAGCCTGGATTGTGGCGCAGATGAATGAGCTGACGTTCCGGATCGTCGAATGGCTGGCAGCCATCGAAGGCACGAGCTTAATCTGGCCGCAGCTTCCGCTATGGTGGATTGGGGCTTACTACGGCAGTCTATGTCTCGTCTTCGCTGCATGGCGCCGGACGGCTGAAGGCGGAAGAGCATCGCTCCGCAGCCGGATGGGGACGGCGGAGGAGGGCGATACACAGCCGCTCGGCTCATTCGTAGAGGTGCGGTCCTCCCCGCGAGGTATCCGGCACATCGGCTCCGTCTTGGCGGCCGTTCCGCTCGTCGTGCTTCTTGCATGGGGCTACGGGGATGGCCTCGGCAGAGATGCCCTTGTCAGCTTCATTGATGTCGGGCAAGGCGACGGCATTTTGATTCGTACGGCTTCCGGTAAGCATGTACTGGTTGACGGAGGAGGAACGGTGAATTTCCGCAGGCCCGGGGATCGATGGAGGGAACGCCGCGTACCGTTCGAGATCGGCGAGAAGGTGATCGTTCCCCTCTTGAAGCAGCGGGGCGTCCGGCGGCTGGACGCGGTCGTGCTGACGCATGCGGATCAAGATCATGCCGGCGGGCTATTGGCGGTTCTGCGGCATATGCCGGTCAGCCGCTTCATCACGAACGGCACGTGGAAGTCCTCGGCGACGATGACTGCGCTGTACCGGACGGCTCTGGAGAAGCGCATCCCGATTAGCGGCGGGCAGGCCGGCAATTCGTGGATGGTCGACGAATGGACCCGGATTGATGTCCTTTATCCGATGCCGGATAGCGATGCGATTCTTCTGCCGGAGGAGGAGAATCAAAATCGCGCCTCCCTCGTCCTGCTGCTGACGCTGACCCATCCGCGCAGCAAGGCGCAGGCGACGATGCTGCTGACGGGGGATGTGGAAGCCGACGGAGAACGGCGCATGCTGGCCGGCGCTGCGGGCCAAGGCCGGCTGCCGCCCGTCGATGTATACAAGGTGGCGCATCACGGAAGCCGGACATCATCCACCCCGGAATGGGTCGAAGCGATTCGGCCGGCGGCAGGCGTCATCTCGCTCGGACCCAACAACCGCTACGGGCATCCGCATCCGAACGTGCTGGCCACGTTGGCGCGCGCCCAGGTGCCCGTGCTGCGGACCGATTGGGACGGGGAGATCCAGTTCAGGCTGACGGCGCAGGGTTTGAAGGTGCGGACAAAGCGTGATAGGATAGTTCCATAGAGTTAGAGAGCAGCTTCGAAGCACGTCGGCCTGACGTGCTTTTTGCGGCTTGTCACCTTGTTGTATCATGCAATGCAAAACAAGGCATCTTTTGCTATTCTAAGTGATGACTTTATGCAAATGAGAGAATAAACTACAAATTGGAAGTGAACCACTGCAACCATTTGCGGCTTAGGCACGTCAATGGTTATGCAAGAGAGGGGGATAACAGGTAGTGGATTCGGGACTGATACGAGCCGCTCAATCCGGCGATCGCGACGCTTTAATTACTCTTTTGCGGGAAATAGAACAATATGTGTATCGGACAGCTTATTATATTCTCAATAATGAGCAGGATGCACTGGACGCGTCCCAGGAAGCCTTAATCCGGATTTATTCCAAAATTGAATCTTATGAGGAAAAAGCTCAGTTCAAAACATGGGTGCAGCGGATTGTAACGAATATTTGCATTGACAAGTTCCGGCGCAATCGCCCGACTGTCTCGATTGATGAGCATGACCTCGTATTTGTCGGGGAAGAGAGTGTAGAGAAGGAAGTAATGTCCGCATACGTGGCTCAGGACATACGTGAGGCAATAGATCGGCTGCCTGAACATCATCGTGCGGTCGTCGTTCTGCGATATCTGCAAGATTTCTCATACAACGAGATTGCGGAGAGCTTGAATTTGCCGTTGAACACGGTCAAATCCTATCTATTTCGCGCCCGGCAACAACTGCAGACGATGCTGCAAGATTATGAGAAAGGTGGTGTACGAGGATGAACTGTGCAGAGGTGATGGAACTGAAGCAACGCAGCTTGGACGGTGAGTTGAAGCAGTCGGAAGAGAGCCTGCTGACAGAGCATATCCGCCGATGCCCCGCCTGCGCCGAGATGGCAGAACGGTTAGAGAACATCCATCAAGAACTGGTTCAGCTGCCGAAGGTCACTCCGCCTTACAGCTTGGTGGATGCGATATTGCCTTCCTTGCAGCAGATAGATAAGCAGCAGGCGGCAGCCGCGGGCGCATCGCCTTCTCTCGCTTCGGGTTCCCTTGAGCGGAAGCGAAGCGATGTGAAGGAACTCCGGAAGCCGGAGCAGAAGCCGCAGGCCGCAACTTCGATGCAGAAATGGTATAACAAGCGGCAATGGCGTGCAGCAGGCGCAGTGGTGGCGGCAGGTCTCGTCTTCGGATTATTCATGGTGATGTTCAAGCCGCCGACGGGAACGGAAGTGGCAGGCGATTTCGCGGAATTGACGCAATCGGCGCAGGAGTCCGGCGCCGCACCCGATTCGAGTCAGTCTCTTCGGAGCAATCATCCGGACGGGAAGCCGGTGCCGCAGGAAGCCAACGCTGGAGCGGACAACGAAGGCAATGCATCGCACAAGGATCAACAGCAGGATGCCCAACCGCCAGGCGACGTTGAACAGAAGAAGGAGGATGCGCCGGACACGGAGCCGCCGAAGCCAGCGGAAGACGGCCGCGCAGCAGACCGTCATCAGAGCAAGGGGGCGAAGCAGGATAAGGATCGGAAGCCGGTGGCATCGCCTGCTGAGAAGCAAAAGAAGATCGGCAATCAAGACAAGAAGTCCGAGGATCCTGTGGCCAGCAAGCAGAACACCGATCCAGAGCAAGTCGAGCCGCAGGGCAGCAAGGTGCCGCCATCCATTGCCGCCGTTCCGGGCAATGAAGAGCCGGAGAACGGTTCAAGCGCCGATGCCGGCAGCATGGAGATATCGGATAAGGATCTGGAGCGTCATTCTCTGTTCGCGGCGTCGAAGGAAGCGACATCGCCGGACGGCAAATGGATGGTCGTATGGGAGAACGGCCAGCTCATGTTATACGGTGTCAACGACGCGGAGCAGACCAAGCTGCAGACGCTGGCATTCGCCGACAGACCGGAGGAGCTGATCTGGTCTTCGGACAGCAGCCGGCTGGAGGTGAAAGTGCGGACGGCGGACGGAGAGCGGCAGATCCATTATGAGGTGTCTTCGAACGGACTGACGGAAACGGCTGCCGACGAGGCCGATAAGAAGGAGCCTATCGTGGTTCCTGGCACGAGCAAGCCGGCCACTTAGGCTGCCGAAGGAGCGGAATTTACCAAAAATAGGCTGCGTCAACCCCCGGGAAGCGGCACACATTCGGTGCGGCGCGCGTATGATGAGGTATCAATGAAAGTGATGCAAGTGACGTTCCCGTACGTCGTATGACCGTTTGCACGGAGTTTCTAGAGCTTCGCTGCAGGCGTTTATCATAGATGGTATGGGACAAAGGGACTTGCGCCGCCCGTCAGGGCTGCGCCGGTCCCTTTGTTTTTTGCGGCGGACCGCAATTTTTGCTATCATGAAGTGCATAGACAGGGGGAGGCATAAGGCATTGGACATGAAAGCGGCGATGAAAGAGATCCAGCGCGGGGAGCCGCGCCCGATATATGTACTATATGGTACGGAAAAATACAGAATGCAGGAATTTGTTCACTATTTGCTGGAGCATGCCTTCGAGCCGGAGAACCGGGAATTGGCCGTGATGAAGATGGATACGGCCGAATCTCCGATCGAGGCCGTCATAGAGGAAGCGGAGACGCTGCCGTTTCTCGTGCCCCGCAAGTGCATCCTGGTCAAGGATCAATCGATTTTTGCCTCCGGCAAGGATAAGATGGAGCATCGCACCGAGCGGCTGCTTGAATATATGGAACAGCCGATGGAGACAAGCATCATTGTCTTTCTGGTGCAGGCGGACAAGCTGGATGAGCGCAAGAAGACGGTCAAGACGGCCAAGGGGAAGGCTGCGGTGCTCGCCTTTCAGCCGTTGGGGGCCGAAGAATTGGCGCAGTGGGTGAAGCGAGAGACTAGCAAGCATCGCTGCTCCATCGGGGAGGAAGCGGTAACGGCTCTGTTGAATGCGGTAGGGACGAATCTGCAGGCGCTGGCGGGCGAGATTGAGAAATGCTGCTTGTTCGCCGGGGAAGGCGGCGTCATTGATACGGCTACGATCGAAGGGCTCATTGCCAAAAACACGGAGCAAAACGTATTTCAATTGGTCGAGGATGTCGTTCGCCATCGCGCGGGCAAGGCATTGGCGACCCTGCACGAGCTGCTGAAGCAGAAGGAGGAGCCGATTAAGATTATGGCGCTCATCGTCAGGCAGCTTCGGATTATGCTTCAGGTCAAGGAGCTGACGAATCAGAGCTTCACGCAGCAGCAGGCCGCCTCTCAGCTCGGAATCCATCCTTATGCGGCGAAGATGGCGGCCGAACAGGCGCGCGGCTATGGAACCGAGGTATTGGCCGGTTGGTTGGCCGAGGCGGCGGAGCTCGATTACGAGATGAAGTCGGGTCGGGTCGACAAGACACTCGGCCTGGAAATGTTCATCATGCGGATGGCGGCGGGCAGCACGCGGAGCGGAACGGCCGCTTCCCGCTAGCCGGCCATCAAAAAAAGCCCGAAGACAGACGCGCAAGCGTTCATCTTCGGGCTTTTTTGCTGCATTTAAGTATGAAAGGCTGCCGCTTACGCTTGCGCAAGCAGAGCGTTCAATTTTTGTGCCAAGCGGGACTTCTTGCGGGCAGCCGCATTTTTGTGGATCAAGCCTTTTGTCACGGCTTTGTCCAATTTCTTCGAAGCCAGAGCGACAGCTCCTTTGGCGTTGTCCACTTCATTGTTAGCCAATGCAGCGTCAGCTGCTTTGACAGCCGTACGAAGTGCGGACTTCTGAGAAGCGTTCAACAGACGGCGCTTGTCGTTCGTTTTTACGCGTTTCACAGCGGATTTAATGTTAGGCATTGCATTCACCTCCGTTGCATCGTAGTGCGACAATAGAATCTATACCATTTCCATATCAGCATGAGATAGATTCACAACTTAAAATATTCTAGCATGACATACCTTAAAAAGCAATATGTTTGCCGCGGTCTCCCGACAGGCTCGGACAGCATCGGCAGCCGATATTTCCAATGCTGCCGCATAAAGTTGGCCTCCATCACACACAATATCTGCAAAATGGAACTTTTGGGAGGTAGAACTCATGACGGCCGATTTGCGCAATTATTCGGTTCGTACCGATTTGGCGTTGGAATCCAGGGAAATGGCATCCCCTGATCTCGCCGCGTCCATACCCGGGGTGCAGGAGCATGTCGAGGAGGATCGTGGCGTCAAAATAACACGGATTCACGTGCAGACAGAGGAAGGATCACGTGCCATCGGCCGCATGCCGGGGCGCTACATCACGATCGAAGTGCCGGGCTTGCGTCGCAAAGATTCCGACCTTCAGGACCGCGTCGCCACATCGTTCGCGCAGTTGTTCGCTTCTTTTCTCGAAGAAATCGGGATCAAGTCTTCCGCCAAAGTGCTTATCGTCGGTCTGGGGAACTGGAATGTGACTCCGGATTCGCTCGGGCCGCTCGTCGTCGAGAATGTGCTGGTCACCCGCCATTACTTCGAGATTATGCCGGATCAGGTCAGCCCCGGCTATCGGGAAGTGAGCGCCGTTGCCCCCGGCGTGCTCGGCGTGACGGGGATCGAGTCAAGCGATATCGTGCAAGGCATCGTCGATCGAATCCGCCCCGATCTCATCATCGCGATCGACGCGCTTGCCTCCAAGGCGCTGGAGCGTGTCAATACGACGGTCCAGATTGCCGATATCGGGATTCACCCCGGCTCCGGCATCGGCAACAAGCGGCGCGGGCTGACCCGGGAGATTCTCGGGGTGCCGTGCATCGCCATCGGCGTGCCGACCGTATGCTACGCTTCGACTATCGTCAACAACGCGTTCGAAATGATGCGGGAGCACTTCAAGCAGGAGACGAATCAGACCCGGCAGATTCTCGGCATTCTCGAAGACATCAATGAGCAGGACCGGCTGCTGCTGGTGAAGGAAGTGCTGGAGCCGCTTGGCCATGATCTGATCGTGACGCCGAAGGAAGTCGACGAATTCATGGAGGATATGGCCAACATTATTGCCAGCGGCCTGAACGCGGCGCTGCACGAAGCAGTCGACAGCAGCAACGTGTCCGCCTACACGCACTGACCATGGACGAAGGCCAGGAGCCTATCCGTATGCCTGGCTTCCCAAGGTGATAGAAATGGGGGAGCTGTAAGCTCCCCTCGGATTGACCTGCGCGGAGTTGAGCGAGTTGATTGAAGTTGAATTTCCTGCGTTTGAGTTGATTGAGTCGCTTGAGGTTGACTTAGAATGAATTGACTTGATTAAGTCGTCTGAGTTGATTGACTTGACTGAGTTGAGCAAGTGAATGGAATGAACTGGAAAATTGAGTGTACTGAGTAAATAAGCGCGAAAAGAAAATTAAGCGTACTAAGTACTTTGAGCGTCCTAAGTAAATAGAGTGTGCTGAGTAAAATTAAGCGTATTAAGTAAACTGGGTGGACTAAGGTAAATAGAACGTGCTAAGTAAATTGGGTGGAGTAAGGTAAATAGAGCGTACCAAGTAATCTGGGTGGACAAAGTAAATGGAAGCGTACTAAGGTAAACTGGGTGGACAAAGTAATAGAGCGTACTAAGATAAACTGAGTGCACTAAGTAAATTGAACGTACTAAGTAACTAGAGTGTACTAAATAGCGTGTGTTAAGTGAATCGAGTGAACTAAGTTGGCTACTGTTGCTGAATTGGCTATATTTGCCCAAGCTGTCCCCCAAAGCTGCAAAATTACAGCATTTTTATGAACATATCGATGCCGCAATGGGGTTCCTGCAAAAGTGCAGGAATTTCAGCCATATCGCGTAAATAGTTGATATAACTTGTGAAAATGATGTATTCTTGCAGCAATTTCATCCTAGAACGGCGCAACCGCCGCAAATTACTGTAGCCACGCAGCAATTTTCACTCCGGAACCGGACAAGCCGATCCAACCGTTCCAACTGAACCAATCGAACCAATCGAACCAACCGGTCGAAGCCATTTCACCGCAACCCTGGGCATGCCGAAGGAAATTACCCCTAAGGCATCCCCATTAAAAAACACCCTTAGCGGGTGTTTTTTTGATGGCGGCATAGCCCTTGCTGGCTTATCGCGACTTTACGCATAATGCTCTGAACGAGCCGCGTGCTGCTGGAGCTTGCGTGCTGCTGGAGCTTCGCTTACTGCGAACTTCACCTCCGCATGATGCTCCGAATGGAGCAGCTTGCTGGTGAAGTGCCGCTTATCGCGTGACGTAATCTACCCTTGCTGAATGAACTGCACGCTGCTGAAGCCTCGCTTATCGCGAACATAACCTGCGCATGATGCTCCGAATGAACTGCACGCTGCTCGTTACTGCTTATCCTGACCCCGTACAAGATCTCCCCGTACCGGATCGGGATCGCTTCCATCCTCGAACCGGATCCGAATCGACGACCCTTCCTCCAGGGAAGGGCTGTCTGACACCTGAAAGTGGATATGGGCATCCGAAGAATTGCCGGAATTGCCGCACAGGCCCAGCCGATCGCCCTGCTTCACCGTATCCCCTTCCTTCACCAGAATGGAGTCCTTTTTGAAATGGGCCAGCACGCTGTATTCGCCGTTGCCATGATCGATGACGACGTGATTGCCCGCTGCTTCCTCCGTAAGTGGCTTTTCGAACGGCACATTATCCGGATGCCCGTCCACGACCTTGACGACCTTGCCGCCGAGCGGAGCCACGACCGGCTCTCCGAACGCGAAGTAGCTGGCATTCTCCTTCGGATCTCCTTCCAGGCGGGCCCCGTCGCGCACGATGAACAAATCATAGGCATACCGCTGCGTTGGATATTCATAATGATAGTTCAGCATCGTGTTGGTTCCTCCCCAGGCGACCGTCCATTCCCCTTCGAACGGCATCCGGTAGGCATGACGCGTATACTTCTCATCCGTGGCCCGGGGGTCGGACGGACGCAGGAGCAGGCCGTGAATCCGGCCTTCGTGCAGCACGGCGGATATGTACATCTTGCCGTCCTCGCTGCTCCATACGTATGTCTCCGTGCCGTCCGCCGCCAGCCGCGAGATTTGAACCGGAGCTTCTCCCTTTTTCCATGCTTGGCGAAGCAGCTTATCGATATCCTCGGCGGTTACCTGCTCCTGGAACTCCGGCGAGAAATGCTCATATAGCTTGGCCGCCTCATGACCGGCGATCCAGCCGCTGACGTCGTCACCTGTCAACGTCTCTTGGCCCTTCGTCACTTTCTCCTGAGATTTTTGCGTCTGCTGTTCGTCTGCTTTCCCGCTCTGTCCGGAAGCCGGCTCCTTTTCCTTAACCGTTCCAGCCTCCTCCTTCGGACTCTCCTTTGGGCTGCCTGCATTTCCCGAACATCCGCTAATGGCGATTACAGAGGAGAGGGCTAATATGC contains the following coding sequences:
- a CDS encoding ComEA family DNA-binding protein, with protein sequence MKKSRHALSLRAWIALTGMAIAGLAVSMGLWLKPQWEEAAGGWTPLNEAIAERLAAAEEGGDMAERSGSPNPASASSLPGTTSGREQGPESSSNAGQSANHGAGDPNRPLSMQPDKKRAEPGPGEQGSGSSASAEASAAAPSEDEKAKDAASGRININEADANALMKLPGIGPSKSQAIVKYRESHGPFRRLEDMKKVKGIGPAIFAKLRDQASIE
- a CDS encoding deoxycytidylate deaminase, translating into MTTSVRKDWDTYFMDIAYMVSTRSRCPRRHVGAVLVQGKKLLGTAYNGAPMGVPDCSEAGCMIVEQYEKIVVDGEEQMVKKERCIRTIHAEQNLLLFTDRIDREGSTVYVTDEPCWTCANMLANSGVTEIVYHRPYPKDSEKVAAMMKQKGITFRTLASYQPPQETIMDTTN
- a CDS encoding ComEC/Rec2 family competence protein — encoded protein: MLSRRPIVAVAVCFVIGIHAAAALSAVHAVLAVAGLLLLLPLGWARRWCSGRQAALYGAVLLCSASLYIATEHRNTSRWTPPDDASQPAAEGSWDGYILSPPERDGDRVQFQFRAVSWQRDEGAGPEPVDEKLLVQIRLSAPSELDAVERWERGQAMRLHGLLSAPGDASNFGAFSYRAYLRPQRIHWILQVAGAEQAAITDDLRRNGYQRAEQAVNQALARVDRVRGALLELMERLYKQPHSGYMQGLVLGSRTELDPDTYRQFSELGLTHVLAISGLHVGVFAGALLGLLRLLRLSKEKGLWVVQCCLPGYMLLTGAAPSVIRAGLMSMIALYCLRKGWLKDGLHILALVLVAMLLWDPYYALQIGFQLSFAVTAGLIIGVPRVVQLLPAWPLWLSSSAAVTLVAQAVSFPLTVYYFHQFSLLSFAANFLLVPFISLGVLPAGTLSLLAGLLYEPAARPLAWIVAQMNELTFRIVEWLAAIEGTSLIWPQLPLWWIGAYYGSLCLVFAAWRRTAEGGRASLRSRMGTAEEGDTQPLGSFVEVRSSPRGIRHIGSVLAAVPLVVLLAWGYGDGLGRDALVSFIDVGQGDGILIRTASGKHVLVDGGGTVNFRRPGDRWRERRVPFEIGEKVIVPLLKQRGVRRLDAVVLTHADQDHAGGLLAVLRHMPVSRFITNGTWKSSATMTALYRTALEKRIPISGGQAGNSWMVDEWTRIDVLYPMPDSDAILLPEEENQNRASLVLLLTLTHPRSKAQATMLLTGDVEADGERRMLAGAAGQGRLPPVDVYKVAHHGSRTSSTPEWVEAIRPAAGVISLGPNNRYGHPHPNVLATLARAQVPVLRTDWDGEIQFRLTAQGLKVRTKRDRIVP
- a CDS encoding RNA polymerase sigma factor, which gives rise to MDSGLIRAAQSGDRDALITLLREIEQYVYRTAYYILNNEQDALDASQEALIRIYSKIESYEEKAQFKTWVQRIVTNICIDKFRRNRPTVSIDEHDLVFVGEESVEKEVMSAYVAQDIREAIDRLPEHHRAVVVLRYLQDFSYNEIAESLNLPLNTVKSYLFRARQQLQTMLQDYEKGGVRG
- a CDS encoding anti-sigma factor family protein, with protein sequence MNCAEVMELKQRSLDGELKQSEESLLTEHIRRCPACAEMAERLENIHQELVQLPKVTPPYSLVDAILPSLQQIDKQQAAAAGASPSLASGSLERKRSDVKELRKPEQKPQAATSMQKWYNKRQWRAAGAVVAAGLVFGLFMVMFKPPTGTEVAGDFAELTQSAQESGAAPDSSQSLRSNHPDGKPVPQEANAGADNEGNASHKDQQQDAQPPGDVEQKKEDAPDTEPPKPAEDGRAADRHQSKGAKQDKDRKPVASPAEKQKKIGNQDKKSEDPVASKQNTDPEQVEPQGSKVPPSIAAVPGNEEPENGSSADAGSMEISDKDLERHSLFAASKEATSPDGKWMVVWENGQLMLYGVNDAEQTKLQTLAFADRPEELIWSSDSSRLEVKVRTADGERQIHYEVSSNGLTETAADEADKKEPIVVPGTSKPAT
- the holA gene encoding DNA polymerase III subunit delta, whose translation is MDMKAAMKEIQRGEPRPIYVLYGTEKYRMQEFVHYLLEHAFEPENRELAVMKMDTAESPIEAVIEEAETLPFLVPRKCILVKDQSIFASGKDKMEHRTERLLEYMEQPMETSIIVFLVQADKLDERKKTVKTAKGKAAVLAFQPLGAEELAQWVKRETSKHRCSIGEEAVTALLNAVGTNLQALAGEIEKCCLFAGEGGVIDTATIEGLIAKNTEQNVFQLVEDVVRHRAGKALATLHELLKQKEEPIKIMALIVRQLRIMLQVKELTNQSFTQQQAASQLGIHPYAAKMAAEQARGYGTEVLAGWLAEAAELDYEMKSGRVDKTLGLEMFIMRMAAGSTRSGTAASR
- the rpsT gene encoding 30S ribosomal protein S20 → MPNIKSAVKRVKTNDKRRLLNASQKSALRTAVKAADAALANNEVDNAKGAVALASKKLDKAVTKGLIHKNAAARKKSRLAQKLNALLAQA
- the gpr gene encoding GPR endopeptidase, giving the protein MTADLRNYSVRTDLALESREMASPDLAASIPGVQEHVEEDRGVKITRIHVQTEEGSRAIGRMPGRYITIEVPGLRRKDSDLQDRVATSFAQLFASFLEEIGIKSSAKVLIVGLGNWNVTPDSLGPLVVENVLVTRHYFEIMPDQVSPGYREVSAVAPGVLGVTGIESSDIVQGIVDRIRPDLIIAIDALASKALERVNTTVQIADIGIHPGSGIGNKRRGLTREILGVPCIAIGVPTVCYASTIVNNAFEMMREHFKQETNQTRQILGILEDINEQDRLLLVKEVLEPLGHDLIVTPKEVDEFMEDMANIIASGLNAALHEAVDSSNVSAYTH
- a CDS encoding M23 family metallopeptidase; the protein is MKKRSLAVCILALSSVIAISGCSGNAGSPKESPKEEAGTVKEKEPASGQSGKADEQQTQKSQEKVTKGQETLTGDDVSGWIAGHEAAKLYEHFSPEFQEQVTAEDIDKLLRQAWKKGEAPVQISRLAADGTETYVWSSEDGKMYISAVLHEGRIHGLLLRPSDPRATDEKYTRHAYRMPFEGEWTVAWGGTNTMLNYHYEYPTQRYAYDLFIVRDGARLEGDPKENASYFAFGEPVVAPLGGKVVKVVDGHPDNVPFEKPLTEEAAGNHVVIDHGNGEYSVLAHFKKDSILVKEGDTVKQGDRLGLCGNSGNSSDAHIHFQVSDSPSLEEGSSIRIRFEDGSDPDPVRGDLVRGQDKQ